In the Solibacillus sp. FSL K6-1523 genome, one interval contains:
- a CDS encoding DEAD/DEAH box helicase → MDIKINPKIIKEMCGTVSFKRGETFLRTGKVSIQDQNSDICNATVQGAETFHVTIEKDKHDKIQTSCSCPTLAGFDKSCQHVAAVLIALHEQRQLGHFSGRNELSAGFMRLFQQEPTRKSRHQLHFENRQILEVQLLLKPISIGQGQYLFSTEILVENMKIIPIRDFLQQLSKGKPYPITSNFTFNPNEHCFVNEVDAVLHQLIRVARDEQMFIETLPYEASSSLEGLLIPPSAWKGLLSLLTQTTDVLLEQDKHIKQPLRLAEGVPPLQFLVEEQGEHYQLLVKGFEGMTLFSAYQCVVSNGCIYQLEEQDCTRLTELQHMLVAPNTSVVPISQEQMPQFLKTVIPGLRKLGHVTLSEQLMKEMMTTPLVAKLYLDRLKNRLLAGLEFHYDHVVIQPLENADDIANLTVIRDEQKERQILELMDASGFTKTDGGYFMQNEELEYAFLYHVMPELRQLTQIYATTAVRNRLVKPTTFPKIVVKVKQERTNWLEFKFEMDGITNKEIKSLLQALEVKQKYYRLPNDSLLSLETKEMEEIRRFLLAGPVQDDQYEATLAMPILESLKFLEMIDDSNVFTPEQSFRQFLAQLMQPELLNFDVPPSLAGVLRGYQKQGFNWMKQLASYGFGGVLADDMGLGKTVQSIAFIVSELASIRANKQPVLIVCPSSLTYNWLHEMMKFAPELQVLVIDGDQAARKALQKDWGELDVFITSYPLLRRDLAWYEKQTFHTVFFDEAQAFKNPMTQTARAVKKLNADYRFGLTGTPVENNQEELWSLYHVIFPQLFQGLEAYSPLSRKDIARRVRPFLLRRLKEDVLAELPAKNELLESSELLDEQKQLYAAYLAKLREDTFKHLDKETFKKNKIRILAGITRLRQICCHPALFVEGYKGGSAKFEQLLQILEESKHSGRRVLIFSQFTKMLELIGRELTRQNEAYFYLDGQTDSEERVQLCDRFNDGERDVFLISLKAGGTGLNLTGADTVILYDLWWNPAVEEQAASRAHRMGQKNTVQVIKLVARGTIEEKMNALQDRKRHLIADILDFEGNSTTTLTEEDIREILMI, encoded by the coding sequence ATGGATATTAAAATCAATCCAAAAATAATAAAAGAAATGTGCGGGACTGTCTCCTTCAAAAGAGGGGAAACGTTCCTTCGCACAGGTAAAGTAAGCATACAGGATCAAAATTCAGACATATGCAACGCGACTGTACAAGGAGCAGAAACTTTTCATGTCACAATCGAAAAAGATAAGCATGATAAGATTCAAACATCTTGTAGCTGTCCGACACTCGCAGGCTTTGATAAAAGTTGTCAACATGTGGCGGCTGTATTAATCGCGCTTCATGAACAGCGACAACTCGGACATTTTTCGGGTAGAAATGAGTTGTCAGCGGGATTCATGAGGCTCTTTCAACAGGAGCCAACAAGAAAAAGTCGCCACCAGCTCCATTTTGAAAACAGACAAATATTAGAAGTTCAATTATTACTGAAGCCTATCTCGATTGGGCAAGGACAATATTTATTTAGCACCGAAATTTTAGTGGAAAACATGAAAATCATACCGATTCGCGATTTTCTTCAGCAATTAAGTAAAGGGAAACCTTATCCAATAACTTCAAACTTCACTTTTAATCCAAATGAACATTGCTTTGTTAACGAAGTAGACGCGGTGCTGCATCAATTGATTCGTGTTGCCCGTGATGAACAAATGTTTATCGAGACGTTACCTTATGAGGCGAGCAGTAGTCTGGAAGGCTTACTTATACCGCCATCTGCTTGGAAAGGGCTTTTATCTTTACTTACTCAAACAACAGATGTATTACTTGAACAAGACAAACACATCAAACAGCCATTACGATTAGCAGAGGGTGTCCCACCATTACAATTTTTAGTGGAAGAACAAGGTGAGCACTATCAATTACTAGTGAAAGGCTTTGAAGGAATGACGCTCTTCAGTGCCTATCAATGTGTTGTTAGTAATGGCTGTATATATCAATTAGAAGAACAGGATTGTACACGCTTAACAGAGCTGCAACATATGCTTGTTGCGCCAAATACGAGCGTTGTGCCGATTTCACAGGAACAAATGCCTCAGTTTTTAAAAACGGTCATCCCTGGTTTGCGCAAATTGGGGCATGTCACATTAAGCGAGCAGCTAATGAAGGAAATGATGACAACCCCACTCGTTGCGAAACTTTACTTAGATCGTCTGAAAAATCGATTGTTGGCTGGGCTAGAATTTCATTATGATCATGTCGTGATTCAGCCGCTTGAAAACGCTGATGACATAGCAAATTTGACGGTTATCCGGGATGAACAAAAGGAACGGCAAATACTTGAGTTAATGGATGCAAGCGGTTTTACGAAAACAGATGGCGGCTATTTTATGCAAAATGAAGAGTTGGAATACGCCTTTTTATACCATGTCATGCCAGAACTTCGACAGCTTACGCAAATTTATGCGACGACTGCTGTGCGAAATCGGCTCGTTAAACCAACGACCTTTCCAAAAATAGTCGTCAAAGTGAAACAAGAACGAACAAATTGGCTCGAATTCAAATTTGAGATGGATGGCATTACAAATAAAGAAATAAAAAGCCTTTTACAAGCGCTTGAAGTGAAGCAAAAATATTATCGCTTGCCGAATGATTCTTTACTTTCACTTGAAACGAAAGAAATGGAAGAAATCCGTCGTTTCTTACTAGCAGGTCCGGTACAGGATGATCAATATGAAGCGACATTAGCAATGCCAATTTTAGAAAGCTTAAAGTTTTTAGAAATGATTGATGATAGTAATGTATTCACACCAGAACAATCATTCCGCCAGTTTCTTGCACAATTAATGCAACCTGAGCTATTGAACTTTGATGTCCCCCCGAGTTTAGCAGGTGTTTTAAGAGGCTATCAAAAGCAAGGATTTAACTGGATGAAGCAACTAGCAAGCTACGGATTTGGCGGTGTTTTGGCGGATGATATGGGGCTGGGGAAAACGGTGCAAAGTATTGCGTTCATCGTTTCTGAATTAGCATCTATTCGCGCAAACAAGCAACCTGTTTTAATTGTGTGCCCGTCGTCTTTAACGTACAACTGGCTCCATGAAATGATGAAATTTGCACCTGAATTGCAAGTGCTTGTCATAGATGGCGACCAAGCGGCAAGGAAGGCATTGCAAAAAGATTGGGGCGAGTTGGATGTCTTTATTACTTCTTATCCATTATTGCGTCGTGATTTAGCGTGGTATGAAAAGCAAACATTTCATACTGTTTTCTTTGACGAGGCGCAGGCATTTAAAAATCCAATGACCCAAACAGCAAGAGCCGTTAAAAAGTTAAATGCGGATTATCGTTTTGGGTTAACGGGAACACCTGTTGAAAATAATCAAGAGGAGTTATGGTCGCTGTATCATGTAATTTTCCCACAATTATTTCAAGGCTTGGAGGCATATAGTCCCTTATCAAGAAAAGATATCGCACGGAGAGTACGGCCTTTTTTATTACGTCGATTGAAAGAAGATGTCCTCGCAGAACTGCCTGCTAAAAATGAACTTTTAGAATCTTCAGAGCTGTTGGATGAACAAAAGCAATTGTATGCGGCGTATTTGGCGAAGCTGCGAGAGGATACATTTAAACACCTCGACAAAGAAACGTTCAAGAAAAATAAAATTCGCATATTAGCAGGTATAACGAGACTGCGCCAAATTTGTTGTCACCCAGCCTTATTTGTTGAAGGTTACAAAGGAGGTTCTGCAAAATTTGAGCAGCTGCTCCAAATACTTGAAGAGTCGAAACATTCGGGCAGAAGGGTGTTAATCTTCTCGCAGTTTACAAAAATGCTGGAGCTAATTGGGCGAGAGCTAACTCGTCAAAATGAAGCGTATTTTTATTTGGATGGACAAACAGATTCAGAGGAACGTGTGCAACTATGCGACCGATTTAACGATGGGGAGCGTGATGTGTTTTTAATTTCTTTAAAAGCAGGTGGAACAGGGTTGAATTTAACTGGTGCAGACACGGTTATTTTATATGACTTATGGTGGAATCCAGCGGTTGAAGAACAAGCAGCAAGTCGTGCGCATCGAATGGGGCAGAAAAATACAGTGCAAGTTATTAAGCTCGTTGCACGCGGCACAATTGAAGAAAAAATGAATGCGCTACAAGATAGAAAGCGGCATCTCATTGCAGATATTCTTGATTTTGAAGGGAATTCGACGACTACTTTAACAGAAGAAGATATTCGGGAGATTTTAATGATTTAA
- a CDS encoding 3-ketoacyl-ACP reductase, with product MAQSLQGKIAFITGAARGIGKATAFALANEGVHIGLIARNEDALQTVAAQLKELGVNTAYASANVANLEEVETAIASLTEQLGSADILINNAGIGKFASVLDMDPAEWKEIVDVNLFGTYNVTRTVLPQLIEKNGGDIINISSTAGLGGAATSSAYSASKFGVIGLTESLAQEVRRHNIRVTALTPSTVVTDLARDMNLIDEAKAERLMQAEDMAELIVSQLKLNKRVYLKNATMITTNPF from the coding sequence ATGGCACAGTCATTACAAGGGAAAATCGCCTTTATTACAGGTGCAGCACGAGGTATCGGGAAGGCAACAGCTTTTGCACTTGCGAACGAAGGGGTGCATATCGGCTTAATCGCACGTAACGAAGATGCATTACAAACGGTGGCAGCGCAGTTAAAAGAACTTGGCGTGAACACAGCGTATGCGAGTGCAAACGTTGCGAATTTAGAAGAAGTAGAAACAGCGATTGCTTCTTTAACAGAGCAGCTTGGTTCTGCTGATATTTTAATAAACAATGCAGGTATCGGTAAATTTGCTAGCGTGTTAGACATGGATCCGGCAGAATGGAAAGAAATCGTGGATGTGAATTTATTCGGAACATACAATGTGACACGTACTGTTTTACCACAGCTCATCGAGAAAAACGGTGGCGATATTATTAATATTTCGTCAACAGCAGGTCTTGGAGGCGCAGCTACTTCAAGTGCATACAGTGCGTCAAAATTCGGTGTGATTGGTCTAACTGAATCATTAGCACAAGAAGTTCGCCGTCACAACATTCGTGTAACTGCACTTACACCAAGTACGGTTGTAACTGACTTAGCACGCGATATGAACTTAATCGACGAGGCGAAAGCTGAACGATTAATGCAAGCGGAAGATATGGCTGAACTGATTGTTTCCCAGCTAAAACTAAACAAACGCGTTTACTTAAAGAACGCAACAATGATTACAACAAATCCATTTTGA